The DNA segment CCGCGGCAACTTCAAAGGCCTGGATAGCTTTAACGGCATCACCTTTGGCTAAATAAACTTCTCCGAGTTTAAAGAAATCTTGTTTCTCTTCCATTGTCGTTGCAGAATTTAAAGCCTGCCCTTCTTGTGTCGAAGCGGATTCTTTTGACCCGCAACCGACCAAAAGAACGCCAAAACAAACCATGAGTAATATTTTTTTCATCGACCCCTCTCTTCTCTTATTAATATGTTGATTTAATTCAACGGTTATTGTAGTTTAATAGTAAGGTCCTGACAAGAAGAAAATGCCTTAGGGGTTTTCTTTCAAAAAAGGAAAATGCTATGTTCAAAAAAGCTCTTTGCTTGATGATTCTTCTGATGTCCTGCGGATGCGACTCAGGAAATACGGTTCGCTCCATAAAAGATTTAGGCGAACCTCTGGCAGAGTCTTATTTTGAACTTCGCTTCCCTCAAAATTGGAAAATTACCAGCCAAATTGACACCTCCCTTGTTGATCACCCCACAACCACTTTCTTTTTCCGTCATCCGGGAAACCGAAAATGCTATATCTCCGTCGAGATCGTCAGGTTCCACGAAGATGACAATACAGGCATGATCGACCTCACCAAGATCGCGAGTTCTAAGATACGTAACTTAAGAAATTCTTTTGCGCAGGAGAAATATATCGACTTTTCATTCAAAACTTTTAACACCACGCTCGCCGGACAAGATGCTATCCGAGTTTTTGTGCAAGCAAGCCGCTCAAACGTCAACCGCGAAGCCACCTCTTATGTTGTCGGTTTCCGCAATCAAGGATACATCATCTCTTACCAATGGTTTGACAATTGGAGCAACGATGCCAAGAAAATAGTCAAAGAAGCCATTGGATCTTTTCGGTTACTTAAATAATATAAGGCAGTTTGGAATTATTTGAACTGGCGGGCTGTATCGATGATCTTGCTTTTTGTTAGAAGATCTTGAGTCTTCTTGACGGCATCGGCAAGATCAATTTGCGCGATGGCCGCTCTCATTTTTGGAATATATTTAAAATCTGCGCTTAACTTCCTGACCCCGATTCCTAGCAAATAGGGAAGATATTGCACATGGTGCGCCATATCTCCGCAGATAGAAATATCTTTCTTGTGTTTAAGAGCCGCGTCAACCACTCGCTTTAACGACCGCAAGATCGCCGGATGATGTGGTAAATAAAGTTCAGCTACTTTTTCATTGGTGCGGTCAACGGCGAGCATATACTGAATAAAATCGTTCGTTCCGATCGAAAAGAAATCTGCTTCCTCGGCCAACTCATCAATGATCTCTAGGATAGACGGGATCTCGATCATCAGCCCGATCTCGGGACGCTCGCAAAAGGGGACTTTTTCTTTTCTAAGGCTGCCGCAACATTGAAAAACAATTTTTCGTGCTTCTAAGAATTCATCCAAAGACGAGATCATGGGAAACATAATTCTAACTGTTGTCCCCGCCCCGGCACGTAAAATAGCTCGTATCTGTTGAATAAAAATATCCTTATGCTTTAAGGAAAACCGGATCGAGCGCATCCCCAAAAAAGGATTCGCTTCTTTTTCGTCATTATAATAGGATAAGATTTTATCTCCGCCGATATCCAGCGTACGAAAGGTAATTTCTTTACCGCGCATTTCATTGACAAGGCGCTGATAAATAACAAATTGCTCTTCTTCCGACGGGAAATCACTTCGGACAATGAACGGGAACTCGGTCCGATAAAGCCCTACTCCTTCGGTCTTAAATTCATGCGCGAATTTCAAATCACTCAAAAGATTAATATTAGAAAAGATCTTTATTTTAACCCCGTCTTTGGTTTGAGCTTGAGAAGAAATAAATTCCTTAAATTGCGCGGCTTGCGCTTTAGCTTCATCATGATGTTTAAAGCGTTCCACCACATCATCGGAAGGGTCTAAATAGATGTTACCCAGCTGCGCATCCATCAAGATCTTTGACTGATCAGAGATAAAAAGCAACTGTTGCTCATCGGCGATGATCAAGGGGATCTGCAGCGACCGGGAAAGAATAGACAAATGCGAGGTCACTCCTCCGCTTAAAAGGATCACGCCGCGGACATTTTGAGAAGAAAACTTCAGTAGATCTGTCGGGAATATCTCTTTGGCAACAATGATCTTCCCCGAATATTGTTCGGCGGATTTGTTGAGCCCGATCATATTCTCTAAAATCCTTCGCCCAATGTCTTCTACATCATGGCTTTTCTCGCGCAAATAGGCGTTGGACATTTGCTGAAACCGTTCCATATAATTTTTAACAACGGATAAAACAGCTTCGGGAGGATTCATACCATTTTTAATAAGCTGGGCGATCGGATCAATGAATCCTTTATCTTTCAGCATAAGGATCTGAGCGGTAAAAATAAGAGAGGCAACATCTAAAAGACGTTCTTCCACCTGATTTTGGAGGGTTTCCAATTGTTTTTCCGTCGAGTGTAAAGCGCGATAAAAATCCTCCAGCGTAAATGCTTGGGTAAGATATTTTTCCTGCAGCATCAGTTGCATCGGTTCGCTATTAAAAACAACTGCCGGCGCGAACGCAAATCCTTCCGAACCTACCTTACCTCTGATCAACTTAACTTTCCTTTTTGTTTTAAATTCTTGGGGCCGGCGGGATCCGCCTTCCCCGCGTAAGATCATCAAAAGTTTGGCTGTTTCAATGGTATTGGCTAGTTGCGAGGTGATAGCGCGCATGGTCCTAATGTCTTCATCGGTAAAATAATTTTTCTTGGTATTTTGAACGACGATAACACCGATACGGTTATTTCCGCGTAAGATTGGAACCGCTAAAAATGATTCATAGCGATCTTCCCCGATCTCCGGAAAATATTTAAAATGCGGGCTGCGGCTGGCATTTTTTTCGCAAATTGGACGTAATTCTTTTAATGCTAAACCCGTTAAGCCTTCGTTTAATTTCATCTTAACTTTTCCGACTGAATCCGGATGAAGGCCTTTGGTCGCTTTTAACACCAACTCATTTTTTTCTTCATAAAAAAGATAGACGGAACAGACCTGGGATCCCATATGCTCGGAGATCATCACGACAATTTTCTGCAAAAAAGTCTCTAAACTTTCCACATCAATGAAAAGCCCGCTGAGCTCTCCGATGTCACAGATAAGTTGCGTATGGTCACGTGTCGGTTGTTTCATAGAGAATATTCTTTAGGATGGTTTACGGCCTGAAGAGTAAAAAATCGGGGAGGAGAGATTTGCCCGCCGTGAACCTTTGGTTCATGGCGAGGTCTCGCCCCGACATATCATCGGGGCGGAAACTCTTGCTCCCATAATAAAATCGGGGAGGAGAGATTTGAACTCTCGACCTCTTGCTCCCAAAGCAAGCGCGCTAGCCAGCTGCGCTACTCCCCGCGAATTATATCGCTGTTTGTTTGATAATTCGCCCCGCTGTTTTGTTCTGTAAAATTTTGCAAAGTAAATTTTGCAGAACAGGCGGGGTTTTTATCAAAAAATATTTAGTTGATGATTTCGGGCTGTAGTATATCACGCACCCTTTTTAGTTGCAACTGTTGAAGATTACAGAACCTTCCTATATAATGAAGCAATTATGAAAATCAAGATCGTCGTTATCTTTGCCGTCATTTTTACCGCAGTGATGGTCTTTCTTTTTTACTTAAATACGGTCCTTTTCCCGGTTAAATTCAAATCGGTTATCGTTAAAAAGATCGAAGCGGCGATCAACCGTCGCGTGGATATAGGGGCTGTGCAATTTTCTCTTGTCCGCGGATTCATTATCCGAGAATTTACCATTTTTGATAAAGACAACTCGGCAGTTCCGTTTTTAACGGTCGAGCAGGCCTCATTTAATATTCTCTACATTCCCATCATCAAAGAAAAAAAGATCGTTATCCCTTTCGCGTCGATCACGCAACCCGTCTTAAATATTATACGCAAACCAGGCAACGCATGGAACTTTGACGGCATGATGCCGGCCCCGTCAGGTTCGGCTACACCCGACATATTTATCGGGAATATTTCCGTTGACCGCGGAAAGATCAACTTTATAGATGAGTCCACACCTAAGAAATTCTATGAAACCTTGGAAAATATCCGAGTTCGGGGAAATTTATCATTTCCCAAAAACGCAAAGTTCACCTTTGATGCCGTTATCCCCAATAACCCCATATCATCCGTTTCAATAAAAGGAACCTATGATATCAGCGTAAAAAGCCTTGTCTTACAATCTAATTTAGGGAATATCCCCTTAGCAAAATATGATCCATTTTATAATCTGTCCGGCTTATTTACCATCAACGATGGGCTGATCACAGCAGCCGCGATCACAGCCAACTGGAAAAACGGCATGTGGGATATCACCAGCGATCTGGCAAGCAAAGACATGGCCTTTAAAATAAAAGGTGATGCAGAATTCCGCGGCAGCCCCATCGCTAAGTTTACCGTAAAGTTTGATCCTGCCAATATGAATCAGTTGGCCTACCAAGGTTTTCTTGACCCTAATGCGGCGCAGCTTCTTAATGTTCCCTTCGTCAAAGAGATCAAAGACATTGGCGGCCGCATTAATTTTGAAACAAATAAGATCACATCCGAGGCATTAAGCGCCACTATTTTTGACACAAAAATTTCCATGCCATTCACCCTAACTGATTTTTCAAAACCCAACTTAAAACTAACCGGTTCTTGCCCGCTTGAGCTTAAGAAACTAGGAGCTATTTTCCCGGATATTTTTGAACGGGAACAAATGGATG comes from the Candidatus Omnitrophota bacterium genome and includes:
- the ptsP gene encoding phosphoenolpyruvate--protein phosphotransferase, coding for MKQPTRDHTQLICDIGELSGLFIDVESLETFLQKIVVMISEHMGSQVCSVYLFYEEKNELVLKATKGLHPDSVGKVKMKLNEGLTGLALKELRPICEKNASRSPHFKYFPEIGEDRYESFLAVPILRGNNRIGVIVVQNTKKNYFTDEDIRTMRAITSQLANTIETAKLLMILRGEGGSRRPQEFKTKRKVKLIRGKVGSEGFAFAPAVVFNSEPMQLMLQEKYLTQAFTLEDFYRALHSTEKQLETLQNQVEERLLDVASLIFTAQILMLKDKGFIDPIAQLIKNGMNPPEAVLSVVKNYMERFQQMSNAYLREKSHDVEDIGRRILENMIGLNKSAEQYSGKIIVAKEIFPTDLLKFSSQNVRGVILLSGGVTSHLSILSRSLQIPLIIADEQQLLFISDQSKILMDAQLGNIYLDPSDDVVERFKHHDEAKAQAAQFKEFISSQAQTKDGVKIKIFSNINLLSDLKFAHEFKTEGVGLYRTEFPFIVRSDFPSEEEQFVIYQRLVNEMRGKEITFRTLDIGGDKILSYYNDEKEANPFLGMRSIRFSLKHKDIFIQQIRAILRAGAGTTVRIMFPMISSLDEFLEARKIVFQCCGSLRKEKVPFCERPEIGLMIEIPSILEIIDELAEEADFFSIGTNDFIQYMLAVDRTNEKVAELYLPHHPAILRSLKRVVDAALKHKKDISICGDMAHHVQYLPYLLGIGVRKLSADFKYIPKMRAAIAQIDLADAVKKTQDLLTKSKIIDTARQFK